The segment TTAGGATAAAGACATTACTGTTATTTCTCACAATGCGACACGAATAAAACATCGATAATACAAAAACACAGTTAAAAGCTATCCTACAACACCATAGCCTACATGTCCATATGCATCTTAATATAGTTTTATAGTTTGATTTTGTTAATAACTACAATAATTGCACTAGAATAAGTACATTTTACCGTTTTTTACAGTCTTCTAAGGTGAGTTGagcagtttgtttgtttgattgttttctATGGAACAATTTAAGAGAATCATGAATCTTATTTTAGTTGTTAAACtaaatttaattgtttaattgttgTTTTCACTAGAACATACTGCTCCATGCAAACACAAAGCATTATTCCATGTAGTTTTCTTCGTCTCTTATTAGTGAGTTAAGAAAGATCTGTCTGTCACATGGatggtctgagacgagcggatccatatgcagcatttaattgtacaggcaaacaaacacctttaaaggggcaggtgctcaaagtataaaaagggcatctgaaacaaagcattaaagagcccctcgggtccatcacctcattgtaggcatccagttacttatgtatcaagtaacaatgtcattaataagacaaaaatatgcattatttgaagttttaattgcgtttcaggactcaaacaacagaatcagtaatatttgtttcactataaaaggggctccataaatatggctgtgctcaaaacatcagtacagcaatactgttgtgacacattccttgctgatatgtgaccatggaccacaaaaccagtcataagtgatttttttttttccaaattgagtaaataagcttttcattgatgtatggtttgtgataggacaatgtttgtctgtgatacaactatttggaaacctggaagctgagggtgcaaaacaatctaaatattgagaaaatcaccttaaaaattGTCCGAgtaaagttctcagcaatgcatattactagtttatggtatatttatggcaggaaattaaaaaaatatcttcatggaacatgatctttacttaatatcctaatgatttttggcataaaagaaatatataatatatatttttgacccatgcaatgtatttttggctattgctacaaatattcctgtgctacttaagactggttttgtggaccagggtcacatatatgtattattacagtggcctctagcagccaatgctgtgaagcagttttgagaaagaaacggaacataaaagaccattttaattagggctgcacgatttagagaaaaaatctaattgcgatttttctgatcaaaattgcgatttgcgatttaaaatgcgatttactactatatAAGAGCTACaagtttgatatggtggttttaacagcaccaaagaaagaccaagcataatcacaaagtatgctacactgttctactgtttatttaaaacctctttaacattgttgtcattttttaaataaagttgtcatgacaaattaagaaaataactacagtatcttaaataaaattgaattaacaattaaaatgatataataaaatattatttaaatcttttaaaataaaatatataatattatacaaaattaattaataaaaatattatatattttattatataaaatcctaaaagattacatacatacatacatacatacataaataacattattttataacaaaatataattaaaatcttttaggaatccaaacacccTGTAAACTATTTTACATtagtaaaacactgatgataacctgcattaagagacactttgttgggaagtttagccgctgctcccgctcatcttttccaaatggcgttaccgttatttgctcagtacacgcagtagagacctgcactcctacgaGAGTACAGCGGGACCCGACGCAAACGAATGCGGCGCGGAACATAACTTGATGGGAGAGTGCGGCTGTgtgggacgcgggaaaataaaatgattcgcgggactcccgcaaaatagaaatatctaaacaaaatatttaaaaaacaaaacattgttattcatctattacacaaaagcagcaagaacaactagtatacaacttacagctatgattagtaagcacagggataggcagtcatcagaggtgtttaagttagaatccactcactgctcaaatgttcttgcacagtgctgaatattgcgtgctcacgaattaaaacacacgaagtgtagacattgtgaaagattcactGTGCATACTATTCATTGTAGAGCTTGATAAGTTCGCGTATAAACTGAGATATCAGCTTTAAATGAGCTGTGTCTGCTTGCattttctgttaagaataacagtggtttgtgaatgttgatgcttagcctataggctataacaaatatttttatcggggaagtttatgctggggttttgtgaaacttaCGAGATCTGTTTCaagtaaattcaattgatgtagctactgaaaaaacaacaactataaaGGTTACTTTTATTCGGGCTTTTGCGGACagaagcgggacaaaacatgaatgtcgaggcgggaacggaacgagataaacatatttctgcggatgcaggactgaaaaatacgtcctGTGCAGTGTGCacgtctctacatgcagtgttaaaatgccccctattggttaaactctgcatcaaacgtaatataagcatgaagatgtaatatgcacatgaagcgacctgtcaaaaacgatttatatgcttgttaccacagtTGATAattaatcgaaataatcgcagctcttgcgatttgaaaatcgcaccctttcaaatcgcgatttcggtttaaaaacgattaatcgtgcagccctaattttaatgttcaaaagataaaaaatattttccttggacctattcattttgattagaaattgttgtgtattaaattgtcaaacctaaagattttcttctctctgttaaaaCTACAAttataaaatcactttttttcATATGTAAAAACATTCACAATCACAATTGACCACAAAAGTTGTTGATAATATATAAAACGTAAATGTATTCATAAAAAGGTAACATTTATTAATGACTCAAAGCAAAAGTGATCATTAACTactgaaagtaaaagtgaaaactaATGAGACTGATCACTCTTCTACAAATTTACAAGTAGGCATGGGTATACATGACCAGCATATTTTATTCTGCCAGagatacacaaaaaaaaaaaaaaactgctggaTGAAACACTTCCTATAAGCAGTGCAGTGACAAGGTTAttttccagtgtggatcctcgcatgtgttttcagatttgaTGTCTGagtgaatctcttgtcacagtgtgaacacttataaggtctctctccagtgtggatcctctcgtgtgttttcaggtctcctgacttactgaatctcttgtcacagtgtgaacactcatacggtttttctccagtgtgaatcctctcatgtgttctcagatgtactgactgactgaatctcttgtcacagtgtgaacacttataaggtttctctccagtgtgggttctctcatgtattttcagattcGATGACAGActgaatctcttgttgcagtgtgaacactgataaggtttctctcctgtgtggatcATCCCATGTGTTTTTAGATTTGATGATCGActaaatctcttgtcacagtgtgaacacttataaggtttctctcctgagtggatcctctcatgtgttttcaggtctcctgactgactgaatctcttgtaacagtgtgaacactcatagggtttatctccagtgtggatcatctcatgtgttttcagattcgATGAtagactgaatctcttgtcgcagtgtgaacactgataAGGTTTTTCTTctgtgtggatcatctcatgtgttttcagatgtgttgaccgactaaatctcttgtcacagtgtgaacacttataaggtttttctcctgtgtggatcctctcatgtattttcaggtctcctgaactaatgaatctcttgttgcagtgtgaacactcatgggGTTTCTCTAtagtctttatttttaaataggttGCTGAACTAAAAGTAATTTCACACTTAGAGCACAAGTATTCTCTCACACCAGTATGTATATTCTGATATACATTTAAATGTTGTGGATGCCAAAAACTCTTGCCACACAACTGGCATGAATGCGTCTTCTCCTTCGTATGAACTTTCAAGTGTTTCCTCAGACCTGAAGCccataaatatattttaccaCATCGATCACATGTGTGTCGCTtatctctagtgtggatgttcatgtgctccttaaggTATGATAAGACTGCGAAACttttcccacattgatcacaagtgtacggtttctctccagtatgaattctcatgtgatactgaagacctGTTTTgagtgtgaaactctttccacactgagtgcaggtgaaacaTTTCTTGGCACTTCTTTTCTTTATATCTTTCTGTTTggtttgagagcaactcaaaggtttttCTTCACAACTGACATGGATTTTCTTCTCAACTTGATTTGATTCTACTTCCTCCTTTTTTTCTTCAATTAACTctgaaataaaagtgaaaagtAACTTTTTAAAACCTGAGTAATGTGAACATAAAACTAAATTCTGATGTAACAGTGAAATTACTTTTTCATAATCACAAAATTCATAACACTTTTTTGCAACAATAAGTGCAGttactaaaatgttatgtttatttacTGGTGATACACATTTGACAGTAAAGCACTGAGCTTGAGTTGGGAAGcatgcaaaatgtaattttcatGTAGAAAATCAATATATTCTATTCTTACTAAATGTATTTTTCTTCTATAGCATTGTATTGTagtatattatattgtatattattaaCAAACCCCCAGGTGTCTATtgggaaaaatattaaatatttttacatgttTGATCAACTACACAAACATACGTTTTGTAGAAAAAAGTGTATGCTATTACTTGCTGCTCCATCTACATTATTCAACAGATTTTTCTGTTCAAAGATTGTTTCTATTACAACGAACTGAATCTAATCTGCCTGAAACTGTCAGTATTATAAAAGCTTTTGAAACCCTTAAAGTGAATGAACATCAAACACCAACCTTCATGTTTCTCGTGTTTTATTCTCAAGGGTTCTGGTTCTTCGTATTGTATACTTaagggttctggttcctcttgtttaaTTCTCAAGGGTTCtgattcctcttgttttattctcaagggttcttgttcctcttgttttattctccagggttctggttcctcttgttttattctccagagTTCTGGTTCACTTAGGTTctcctcactctcctctttaacaaacaccaTCTTCACAGCAGTTCAGCTAATactcctccagatattcctgcttgcttcACAACTTTTCCATGCGTTtactgaattgtttttttttttttagagaaactACAATTTTATCAGTTTGTATTAAAGCCGCATCATGACAAAACAACAGAGAACACGGTGAAACTAACTTTCTTCCTCTGAGGTTTAGTGGTGTTTGGTAAACAGACGTATGAGTTTTagcgccacccgctggactggagtgtgaaacGGCGAAAGGAGGAAataatacgaaaaaaaaaaaaatacttagtgCGTGTAGGCCTACTATGTTAAATTCCGTTAACGAAAGATGCACTATATAACACAGATTTTATCTTTATTAAAGCACTAAACtaacatgacttcaacaaaatattcgtatgtatttttacatacattaaaaaAGAATATGTATTACACTTTAAGGATAACATTTGTTTCTTACCACTGAATTGACGCTGTGCTTCCCTCTTTTGGTCAGTAAACGAAAACGTCTCGGATAAAATCATGGTTTCTTCAATTAGACGTGTCAAATAtccctaaaataacaatatttactctcgTATATATTAGAAAAGTAATTGTGCATTTAGAGCTCAATCAACGAACGttagtcagtcagtaaaacgaaatgaccgtttttttttaattactacatttaaattcaaacgtacttcatGACCGTTAAACAGTACGTTCTACACAGAGCCATAAAGACacttgcgacacgctttgatctcgccgccgcgcgtTCAAGTTCCAAGCAAGTCCGCGCTGTcagtgtgtttgaatgggtttaagtagcattatttgcagcaatttcgagtaattattaacacatgaTGGgcattgataacttctctgaatacgcttttcAATCGCATTTCatttctggggagtgataaagattTATATGTTCTCATACTCGTTGGCAGTTAAATGTGACTTAAGTACTTTAAGTGTAacttatattacaattatttaattgtatacatagttcagttctatttagtaaatattttgagcagtttttttttttttttttgtactaaataatatgtgcaataatgatcctgaccatttaaaaggtgaccttttctaatatagtatttataatacagttaatgtaatatttaaggtGAAATACatctgaatgtgtatttggacatgatcaaacactcttttttatatatgtttcgatttatcgatttaatgtttaaaaaaaaaagtattttacatgtgttttatgatattcaaatatacaacttAAGTGAATagtataaaaggcaagcaaaaatcaGAGGTGgctagtaacgaattacatttacttcgtcaCATTTACTTGAgcaaatttttggggtaactagtacttttagagtatatttaaagataggtacttttactcttactcatggccgctgctggccaaatgggtgccctaagcagaaatttacttttgtccccctcccccaaatattacggaagtaaaaaaaaaaaaaaaaagactaaaaactATCTTTGCTCAGATGCAAGTGCCCTTCTGTcagagggcacctgcaggtcctaaaaactcctcaatttagttgcatcaaatttaatttttatgttaaatagtataagaatatacttaattatataatttaggaggtcgtacatttggggacggaaagacgagaatcgtgatagggctggattaaacttcaaaaggcaatgatgtcattaaaTAAATCTGCATACTGTAGGTTTCAaatcaaaacgcggcactgatgtctttatatgaatgtatctgaagggaacccaCTGTCCTCAGAAATATGttgttgtcattttcatttattgcctgataaacagcgctaatgctgatttgtatacagcatttactagggaaaccttaatatttcagtgctcttaaagcgcccccttgtgacagagaatgactttTCTTTTTCCAaattttttcagctctttatggtcaaattattgcacttaacgacctacgttgttatgcagcaaacacagagttgtaaatgtgaaagaagttaatgtatcttctaaaaatctaaacaaataagacagtaatatttatgttttaaataaatataataaatgataaagtcgatttatcccttttaatggtataaaggctgaaattccattgtataagatattttgttttgttttgttttgtgtgaagctgtatctgaattataaatcatgccattttatgccttattCTACCGTACgttgtcaaatcctactcatacttttcattttacttctgcggctgTTAAAAAGGGCcacaaattgccttaaattgatatttaaaatattttaaatagtgaaataaaattccttccttaatatgtttgttttatttctatactctgcagtaaagcctgttgtctacaatcttacaataccttacaaattgtacaaaacaataaaatacaaagtgaaacaaatattactgattctgttgtttgagttctgaaacgcaattaaaacttcaaataatgcataatttgtcttattaatgacattgctACTTGCTACATAAGTAACTGGaggcctacaatgaggtgatggaccctagGGACTCTTTAATGCCTTTCAGATGccttttttatactttgagcacctgcccctttaaaggtctctgcacggccctgctgataaacattagactttcatatattttagattcattacacactaactgaagtagttcaaggcttttattgcttttatatttatgattttggcatacagctcatgaaaacccaaattcctatctaaaaaaattagcatatttcatccgaccaataaaggaaaagtgtttttaatacaaaaaaagtcaaccttcaaatacttatgttcagttatgcactcaatgcttggtcgggaatccttttgcagaaatgactgcttcaatgcggcgtggcatggaggcaatcagcctgtggtagggttaccacttttaatacccaaaaataagggacgcattatctcaaaaatgctgcagtaaaaaggtttcatatgagttgtgcatataatatgggacgtcctgaataagaactgatcattgtttttttcctactttttagaaatggggtctatataccccgttaaaatgtaatcatgtcccatatctcaaaaatgctgcagtaaaaaggtttcatatgagttttgcatataatatgggccgtcctgaataagaactgatcattgtttttttctacttattagactctaaagtctaataatgtcccatttctcagaaaagaaccgtcaagtacatcaataaataaaacggatattaaagcagaaatgcaaataaataagtaagtaaaaattcacgagcattttgtagtattatctctcagtcctgggcgtctaaatgaaaagcgctctgcaagcgcgttctctctgtgttgtttctgaaactaccgtaatcactataatatgcgcgcacacttaaaatcaatcgcggctggcttgaccgtgtttgactgaaccgcggctggctttaccgcagtgattatttgcatgagacgctgctttaaaaaaaattataaaaaatacgggacaaaacccgtcccgtattgattcaaaacgggacgcgcaatttcattctcaaatacgggacgattccgtattttaagggacgggtggcaaccctagcctgtggcactgctgaggtgttatggaggcccaggatacttcgatagcggccttaagatcatccagagtgttgggtcttgcgtctctcaactttctttTCACAATATcccagattctctatggggttcaggtcaggagagttgccaggccaattgagcacagtaataccatggtcagtaaaccatttaccagtggttttggcactgtgagcaggtgccaggtcgtgctgaaaaatgaaatcttcctctccataaagcttttcagcagatgg is part of the Garra rufa chromosome 1, GarRuf1.0, whole genome shotgun sequence genome and harbors:
- the LOC141329422 gene encoding uncharacterized protein; this encodes MRIHTGEKPYTCDQCGKSFAVLSYLKEHMNIHTRDKRHTCDRCGKIYLWASGLRKHLKVHTKEKTHSCQLCGKSFWHPQHLNVYQNIHTGVREYLCSKCEITFSSATYLKIKTIEKPHECSHCNKRFISSGDLKIHERIHTGEKPYKCSHCDKRFSRSTHLKTHEMIHTEEKPYQCSHCDKRFSLSSNLKTHEMIHTGDKPYECSHCYKRFSQSGDLKTHERIHSGEKPYKCSHCDKRFSRSSNLKTHGMIHTGEKPYQCSHCNKRFSLSSNLKIHERTHTGEKPYKCSHCDKRFSQSVHLRTHERIHTGEKPYECSHCDKRFSKSGDLKTHERIHTGERPYKCSHCDKRFTQTSNLKTHARIHTGK